aaacctagaGGCTATATATGAGGGTCattaagttctacctccatcatcacatctctgttatcttacgtgtcaggataTCAAAATTACCCATGATTGACTCTTAAATCtcagctacaaaataaaagttatttgatgaaaatgtgatttttggttgcttagatatgttggttaaagcaaatacagatttggtatgtcAGAAACAGTTAAAACCTGAAGCTAAAAGTTCAATAAGCATAATATTGTAGCTTTGGttaatctccataaaaatgttttcaagttaCTCAGAATAAATAATCTattcctatttgagctccctgacatcccttgggacttcaaaacaaaataaaatacattctatatgagaagaaaacattggagggttcaacagacacacaaaatGTTAGCGAAATTTGCCAGATTCCAACTAGACCACTTATAAGGGTAATTTGTTATTACGTCCTTATTTCAAGCAATGGGTGCatctttttgaaaaatttgttaataacattgtatatagatttcaaagtttttcttggcaaaattacaataaaaaactcacatttttctgacagtttcggcaatccagtctgttgccttgtatatacttacaaaatttaaaaaaatgtgccaacaacttatttgatttaaataaatttaaataattttgacaattgttgtaatattgtataaggatttgattgatagccatactgcactaattaataaataatcataagtgttcaaagtaataaacagtgtgtttgagtgtttggtgttgcgtgaactcgtagcaggtgattttggcctgggtcatttagTGACCAAAACAATAGGGACATTCAGAGATTTTGAGTTTTGGCATGTCCATGGTCTATTGGTGGGTTTAATCCTGTACTGAACAAAGGTTTTAAAAGGGACTGAAAAAATCTCAGGTCCTTTGATATTTCACTGCTTACTCCATGATATTATTCAAAATGTTCCCTCCCCATCATTTCTCCACAAACAGGTACAAAAACTGCACAATTCTACTCAAACTGCTCTGTTAaatcaattattttattaatacttGATGTTATTCCATGATAAAACAAACACAAGGGATAATTTGGATAAAATACTCCATCATGTCTATACTTTGTTTTTGCATAATATTatttacaattacaatatacTCACTGAATGTTTACATTCTCGAAGCAAGTGGATTTTGTTGATTTATTGATGTAGGAAGGATAGcgtttggcaaaaaatatttggaCTTAATTTTCACCGTATGTTGAAGTACCAAAGACAAGTGCAATGTACATGCAATTATACTACTAGTATGAGAAAGAAATACTAGTacccatttttgagaaaatcctcGTAAATTAATTGTTCCCACAAACACTTTCAGCCATCATAACCAAACTGCTAAACAATATCCTTCCTGCATTCTCAAACACCTGTGTGCAGTTCAAATATCAATTTTACCAGAAATCAAAATTCTGGATGATTTTGTTAGAAAATATGACCATGGATACATTAGAAATCATGAGATACAaaactatgggctattccagttgaaatccttaccccctgtggaagacataccttaatttcccatacagggagtgtgaattttaaatgggctacctgaatgggtgactccgttggaaatctacactccctgtgtggaagattaagtgcACCTCTTCCATagagtgtgtatggatttcatttggAATAGTCCAATGAAATGGTTAATGTAACATCAAAATCATACAGACGAAAAAGCTCCCTTCATGTATCAGTCTTGGTTTGCTCCACAGGCAGGCAACTTTTATACCCTTGAATATGCTCAAATGAATAAACTATGCTTGAAAAAGTTCTAAGAACTCAAAAGCTGTTCACATTAATATATAAATGCTGAATAACATACACTTTAACTACATTAATTACCCACTGTGGAGTGCAAAGTCTAATATAAGCTGCCAAATTCAGTGGCGtgccgtggccgctcctaccgggggctgaagaaaattcaattttgccgcccttcagcgaaaaaggttgacccaatttttttcggtggtttgaaaaagtgaaaagcaaaaaaaaaaaaaagaaaaaaaagaagggatTATAGGCGTTTTCaaatttttcgcccttttttctttagtaATTCTTTTTGCCCCCTTCTTCTTCtccgcccttcattttggccgccccttttTTACCCCAGGGGCTTTGCccaaaagccccccaaaaaatatgcgcatgaaaTTGATCAATTAGTGATTTGTAGTCAAGTATTAGAGAAAGATGTTGGCAGGAATGGCAAAAAAGAGCACCATTGATGGATTTTGCAAGTAATAAGTTACATATttcaaacaatttaaacaaattacttaCTTTTCAAGAAAATGCAAACATTCAGTATTCAATGTACATTATCAAGCATTCTTTACTTTATTCTAATTAACATCCACATgcccacaaaaaaataaaatgttcagtCCCAATGTTTTTGAGTCCAGCATAAATACATTGTTAAAGTCACATATCGTCCTCGATCCAttttttcacaacctttcatagTGCACAGCATACAAAGATCTGCTATCCTAATACATGGCTCACCAAGTCACTACAAAACTAATCTGTGAGAACAATATATTCAAATTATTCTGACTTTGAATGGTACATCAAGAATATCAGCATCCTTACTATAAACCAAAGAGTTTAATATAACTacatataccgtaaagattcgcctttTGACatatatgggctcccttgacataactggacaTTAAGGCGCAAACTGAAAGTTCCCTCAGGTAAAAATCCCACCATGAAATAAGACCATGGACCCTTAAATTACACCcctgtcaattttgtgcctatttttgcatttttctcaaaattataagcgcattggtgacaagtaagatatgcatattataggggcaaggactacaactactgcactggtaattttatttcagcacagacaacagttgtggagttatagtcaaaaatgaggaaaaccaatatttgatcaataaatcaataactacttgccttgagttgctgaattttcagtgcagtagttgtagtccttgccctataataaacatatcttacttgtcactaatgcgctataatttttgataaaaatgcaaaaataggcacaaaattggccaggggtgtagtacccccttaattcttCTTGGGATTTTCAGAGAAGGGGCTCTCTATTTGTATGAAATTTATcttaaggcaaaggagcccatgtgtgtcattaggcgaatctttacggtatactaCAGGAACTGATAACAACACTTCATTTCACCTCAAGTGTGGTAGCAAAGTCAGTGTTTTAAAGCGGTTGCTCCAAAAAGCGTGCTGACTGCTGACATACCacccttgtgtgtgtgtgtatacacTCTGTGGGATTATGCTAGCAGGCATGTTTTGATGCTCGACTGGCAAAATACACAccaacatcactaccaaacttaaggTGAAACAGTATAAACTAGTAAAAGGTGACCACTGTTGGACAAAGTTGAACATGGTCTTTCATGAACTAAAATATGACAGCATATTTTGTGGGTTTTACCGCTACATTTAACACAATGTATAAGGAAACCTAACCACTGACAGAGATGTACATAAATGCTTGTATTTGATCGGGGACTGACTTGATAAAATTTCTTTATTCAATACATATAATTTCTTAGTAATCTTGCTAGAGCAACATAGTTTGTGGGTTTTCCATGAATCCTTTGAACTGTTGAAGCCACTGTGCACCTACAGCTCCATCAACCACACGATGATCACAACTTAGAGTCACATGCATGGTAGTTGCTTCTCTGTATctggaaaagttgaaaaaaaaaaaggttttagaAAAATTAGTGAGAATGTTAAAATGTGATGAGCCAGCACCTTAAAAATGGCCAACTAGGGTATTGAAGTAAAAAttgataaagaaataaaatttgatattatgaATGATATATGATTCACTGTATTCTTACCAATAATAAAACATGAATAAAATCATCTTAAATCTAAGATGACACTGATGTCAGTATTTTATTACTCGCATATATGCACTACAGAGAATTCTCACAGCTTGCAATTCCTTTATTATAAGGCATTGGTTTCAAATTGGTGTTAGACTATGAAAAAATTAGCAGAAATGCTTTCTATTTGTAGAGGCTGTCAGTGTGACATCACAgtggccatcttgtgggtactattAAATTCTGTTCACAGGGCATGAACAACAGGTGAATTAGGTATAGAGCAAAACTAGCAGTCAGTCAATCTATTGAGGTCAATGATATCAAGCAAGTGAATGAGGAGCTCGTGGGTACGAATCATATATACAAGCACTATTGTCATGAGTCACACTTAAAaaacgctgacggcctctatagcatTTTCTTTTTGCACCTTTTCGGCCTCTATAGCATTTTCTTTTTGCACCTTTGCATCTTAAAACTAAAATCTTGGAATATATCTTTTCCATTACGGTACCTATTCTAAACACCTCTAAATGAGTAAGTCACTGTCTGTGACCTTTCATGAACCCTGAACTTATGATGTTATACCATGAATAACAAGTGACTCCATGAATAACAAATAACTccataaataacaaataattccATAAATCAAATCACTTACCCCTCTTCTGATTCAGGATCAGGTAGCAAGGTTTTCTTTGCTGCACCGACCGCTAAGATACACGCTTGTGGTGGGTTAATTATTGCTGTAAAATGCTTGATGCCAAACATGCCAAGATTGGACACAGTAAATGTACCACCCTATGAAGAGAAACAAATAAGTCAAGATTTTCAGTTATAAAATGATGGTATAGTTTTTGTCAGCACACACCTTGTCACTGGTTCCATAGTGTATATATGTGATTATTGATCTACCACACAtttgatatgtgacatgatctggtccacggaggccaaaggcagcaaatatGAAATTGAGATTTTGAGGCAAAAATAGAgaatagaaaacaataaaataaataagaaaatccacatcacaaaactttagaaccaagtatgctagacctttggatTCTAGTAATATAACATTGAAGTTGACAAAATTGTTCACACAAAACCTATGGAAACGAACCATAAGTAACAAATATGATACAAGATAAGCTAATAAAAGATACATTTATTTCCATAATGCACATGATACCAAAATATAACGGTTAAACATATGAATTATGGAGGAGATAGCCAAAAGGTCAATGAGGCCAGAGGTAACCACACCCTTCAAAAACAGAAAGTtaatatacaaatacaaatatggaCAAACCTCAACTCAAAGACTCTCAACAAGCAAACAAGATCACACTGCTCAAGATTTAACAActattttgaaattaaaacaaCTTTGGCTAAGGCATAATGTATCCCTCAATGCCAAAACAAGATGTAATTATattgttatgaattcggcagagtgacgaatcgagaattttgagcaaattgagtttttgtatgcttgtgattatgtttcaggttatcttttatttccaccaaaaattaatggtaaatcttactcaccgccGTAgtcattgaaattttgatttggacgaatcgctcCTAAGTGCGCGATAAATGAAttgcagagagacgaatcgtatacttagctgtacaaatcatgttgatctatagtattgtatagcggaaaACCccaaattttctatattacatgtcctatactaatatatttgataccaacgtatagctgtaggtatcttctatccagtgataccaaaataagtacaaacattccccacatgatattgctgtggtttaataatgtgaatgAGCACCCGTGGAAAATCCCAGggaaatcatacgcaaaatataggccaatattgttatttttgctttaaaatcctagagcttttgctaaatattacagggatgactatttataacttatatagcaagttaagtctacataccCTTAGGACAACTAGTAATTTGTACACAaacccaaatcaagaatgcgtgctatggtttacacgtagttgaatgcgtattcgacctctctctgcgcagtggtagagacattttggatacagcataaagccgaatagctgttaaaacgcgttttgagggatatatcgattatttcagaacatgcaagtattgccaataattcgtgtacattcacttctataatatacatttcaaatgagtgctcacgaatgttcaaCATTTTctgaaggaccaatggaatggtaccaagattttcaaacgccgtttactcagaacagcaattttgcgtattcggcactctgccgtgttcataacaatATAACCCTACCCCTTAAGTTACACTCTAACAAACAGCCAACTTTATTATGCAAGCATTTACTATCTGATCAAAATgcatccaattactacattggtCAATCTGTAAGAGCATTTTCAATTTAGGAGTAAAAGAAAAAGAACTATAACAAACCTGGAATTCCTGTGGTTGTAGTTTTGCATCTCTAGCCCTCTCTGCTAAATCTTTGGTGTTTTCACTAATTTCTAAGAGACCCTGTTAAGTGAAAATAAAGACATTGAGAATATTAAGGTTGAGTCAGTAGTTAAAACAAATACAGCCTTTACagattttttatacaaaatgatgaaaaaagTAATTTTAATATTAAAGGAGCTTACCTTGCCACAAGCACCAAAAACAATGGGTGTAATAAGACCATAATCTGTACTAACTGCCATGCTCACATCTACATGGTGATACCTGAAACAGGAACACATACGCAATCAGTAAAATGACTGTAAAAGCACTATGGGTACTTCACATAAACATCTTTGATTGATGTTTATACCTTTTAACCCATTAAAGGAACAACATTATTTTTCTTGTAACTTCGCAATCATAAATGATCAAGACCTCTGTATGTTAAACATGATTATGatttttacattttatacaaaaaatggTGGTATAATATACAAACTGTGTGTCCTAAATTCATGAAAACATTACACCAAGTGGTGTTACTATAGTTTGAAAAAATACCACACCAAATACACACAACACTTGGGAGCGGCATACAACATGGCCTTATCAAAATGTGTATTTAGGTCCTAAAATCTTGgacacattttccaaaaaatcaCAGGACGATTAGGAGGTGTGTAAATATGGGTACCTCTTTACATTATACATGATGAGAAAAAGGTACAGGTATACAAGTGTAACCAAAGGTATGCAAAGTGACTTTTAGAGTTCCTGGAATTTCTCACTCATACTTACATTACTGCACTTTATCTTTCATATCAACATTCCTGCTGAGGCTATAGCGTTTAGGATTTTAATGTTAGGCATGTGATCACATGGGTTCTATAGGAGATCAGTGCTACACATTCACCATCTCCCAACACTTTTAAAgtaagaacaaacaaacaaacaaataagaaaGATGGATAATTGCAAGTTACTTACTCTCTTATTTTATCCCCTAGCCATGAGGAATTTACTTCTGGTACCCTGAGACATGCAAGAGCAGATGCCTTGATTATAAAGTCATTGACTGATAGTTTGCCTCCTTGTTTGGAAACTGCTTCATTCAGTTCTTTTCTTACACTGCATAAAATAGAAACACAAACATTAAAAATGTTTATCAACTTCAGAATACATTTGAAGTTTTGTAAGTGATGGAATAATTAACCTGATTATATTGTTCACATCCATTATGCACTACCTGCTAAAGATGTTGGTGGATGTCTACTTCCACCTTGGCCATTCATAGATCATTATTGAACATTAAGTAAACAAACCAACTGGTCTTCCCCACCTGACTCAACTAGCACAGTTGCTGTATCACTAGACCAGTAAGCCATCTGGATGAGGAGATTCCATTGATCCATTCATTTTGTTTGGGTGAGAAGTTCAAATCTGTTTAGGCAATAAATGCTTGTCAAACTTACCTCATCAAAGTGTCTACTTCAAATTCAATTGTCAGATAGTAATGAGGTATAACCTGCTTTGATTCTGTTAATCGCCTGGCAATGACCTGATGAGAAATGTATAAGTATATAACATTTACTTGCAGTTGCATGTGATAACATTAATACAAATATCAGGTAGAATTTCAATAACAATGAATGCCTGAGTAAGTCAGAaaccatatttggaatgagcatgaaaaatgcattataatTACAAAACCTGTATTGgtgcagtggttcttgaaatagcttttgatattttgagaaaatatctaaaaattttgaatttttatgttgaagcctatatggccAGCACAcgattatttttttcgtacatcatatttgtaaattttcttccgtttttcataatcaaacacggaataaagcaaaactcactgaaaaaatgagattttctgaaaaatcaactgattttacacgtatgcgttacaaatatgatgtacgaaaaaataaTCGTGGCCAGCACACAGAGCAATAAGCTTAATCTCCTTCAGCCCTAATGACTACTCTTTTAATACatgtattttgcagtaaacctttgacgagcatgtgactaccgtgatgttgcaaagtcagagctaacaacgcgtacggcgcaaagttcattcatcaATTTTCACTTGGCAATAGCAGatcacctcagcagccaatcagagacaggTGCATTTCAACGCAGTAAATGCGCGATGTGAGGTTAAAATatgctctcgtcaaaggtttactgcaaattATACCATAagtctgattggctcaatacatgatatagccatctttgtaatcaatcaaaatagttcttagaagcTGATAATTCTGCCGGTAATGCCCATGGTTCAAAGGGTCAATCTTGTTATTGGTCAAACTCAAATGACACCATATTTACATAATTACCCCAAGTGTTCTTTCATATTTTTACCTGTCTAATGCCTGTGGTTGGGATATCTGTGAAGTATTCCATCGGTTGAGCATCCCTGGGTACTCGGCTGACTGCTGATGGCGCTGGTGCCTGTGTTGGTTTGTAAGATTCAATGTCTGCTTTAGTAACCCTGCCTCCTGGTCCACTTCCTATCACATCCTGGGTAATAAAATATAATCGGTGTGTGAAACAAGATTTGCATCAATCACTAATAACATTTTGTTACAGAGATTAATTGGAAAAGCATGTATAAAAATTGTGACGAATAATCTTGTCCTCTCTGTTTATACTTATGTACtagtaaatgaatgaaaaatataGTGTCATAAAAAAGGATTTCAGCTCACTGTTTTCAGTTACAATTGCTTGTCCTCTCTACTACACAACTTTATTTTAAAGAATTCCATGTCGTCctgtaccatttaatgatcacGATTAAGACCCCTACCCTCAGAGAAATGAAGAGGGGGCCCACCCCGGGGGttacattgagggcatcttatacctactaatgtgacgtatagacccacaaacacgtcacatacacaaacccaccctaaatatgtgacttgaccttggtgacgtttgaaaatggcttcaaaatcgaaattttggcCTCCATTTTCCTCCTTCCCCCTCATGATGCGAGTGATGGCGGATATttttaatgagtgaattttgtctgcagcttagggaacaagtgatgtaatgaaagattaagcacaattatcaataatattatcatcatatccactgttttcaaaaatgctgattatattcaactgatcctttaattcttttgaggagtgtatgtCAATGTTATTGTGCACCAGGTAAACATACACTTATTATAGTATTTAGATTTAATGTGACACACTGACCATAAAGTAGTAAATGCATAGACTTAAGTTTATACTTGGTCAACCACTGAATATTCATCATATTGTATATCagcataaagctgaatttatactagatCGTCGAGTAATTGCGATGCACCgtttttggaaagcgatggacaatcaccaaattttgcaatgcatcgctcatcgcttttgcatttatacttagaAGGCGATAACAATTGCAGAcggcaattaaaatattctaaatgccacaaaatacaattttagaacatccattgctgtcaataattattgctttgaattcatTCAGTACCAAGAGTTAATAattgagaaaggtaaattaattagcaacaaaacagatccagttggttgaaaatgattggttgatgcattcatgtgtcaagcgatatcgctgggaagttgagatttcttcaacttgcaaaagcgatgtTGTGTTTGCATCAGTGATTTGTATCGATTAATCGGCTTGACgctctaaaaatgaaaataaacagtGAGCATGTGTGAGAATATATATAGTATATAAACTttataattataaagtataaattcagcttaaagcaTGTTAGTACTTTGCTGCAATGCCACTTTGTGCTGTGTACCTATCATATCatgtgtgacacgatcaagggaaatgagtcggatgttgctaatattgattttgagatattggcaaagaaagtgttaaaattcttttgttttatattgttttcagcgattgataaattgacgtaacttcacaaagaaaagtcgtatcaacatggggttttcagtttctgagagctccaaatgtcctctttagaaacatgtgtaaaactcattttcgacctgggccgacatgtgactcattccccttgatcatgtcacatgcaGTGCAGTTATTTGTGGATCTTTTTTAAGTGCAAACATAATGGGTCTATTTGATGTTACTAGAAGAAGAACATGCTCATACCTCTATATCAATTCCTTTTTCACTAGCAAGCTTCTTAGCTAGTGGACTAGCAATTACCCTCTCTCCTGCTGGCACTGAAGGAGCTGCTGCTGCTGGTGTAGGAGTAGGAGGGGGTGGAGGAGGTACAGCTGCTGGTGGAGGTGGGGGTGGTGGGGTAGGTGTTGCTggctgaaatcaaaacaaaacaacattcTCTGTTGTTACACAATTCCAAGTTATTCTTACTTCAAGCTCTACACAACTGTATATAGTATTTTAATCACAATCATATTTAGTTAAGCTGCGAAGCtccaaatttggtacaattgtgcactttCTGATACAAGCATAagagtttccacacatgaagtacatggtTCAACGTTTATTTCCAAATGTGGAGGAATTTTTGATTTGCCCCCTAGCGACCActagaggtcacaaaaggtcatacagaggtaaAAGTGTCAAAAATCAATGGTCACATCACATCATATTTAAATCCTTTGTAAAAACAGGTCATGTGGTGCTGATTTGGTTTGAATGCAGCATATAAGAAATCTAATTATTTCCAAAGATTGTAGACGCTGTGTTATTTGTCTTTGAGTGGCAAGTTTACATCTTCCTAATATACAATTAAATAGCGGTATTGACCCCCACTCTACCTTGGGTGGTTCTGGATCTGGTTCGTCTTTTAGTACTTCACCAGAGTCTACATAGTCTTTGAAAGCTGCAACACCCTCTTCTTCCTCAGCTATGATACACAGAAGCTGGaataaacaaaatgtaaaaaaaatttatttgtaTTCATGTGGTGTATACGTGCACAAAATACTAGTATGAGATCCTGATAACTTCTGCATTATATATATGTGATTAATGTGATATGGTACATCATTTCTTACAGCCCGATTTTGTATAGATAGTTATTGTTATCGACATGTGACTTACCCTGCCAACAGGAACATCCTTGGTACCCTCTGCAACAAACACCTGGGCTAAGTATCCTTCTTCTGGGGTTTCAAATCCCATTGTGGCTTTGTCGGTTTCTATCTCACACAACAGATCCCCTTCATGCAATCTATCTCCAACCTGTTAtcatgaaaataattaaatgcatataTAGAAGATGTAGATCAAACCTGTAAAATTTTGCATCTAATAGATGAGGAAAACAACAAAGCAGTATGCTGTGTTTTTTTTAATACTAAATCACCAAATCGGGTGTACTAAGCTTTTCTAGGGAAACTAGGTGAGTCTAAATACAATGGTGGCCTGCCCTAGCGGTACGGGTACAGTGGCCTAGCGGTATGGGTTCCGACTCCTAATCGGAGGAttgctggttcgaaccccggcagTGCCATCATGTTGTACTCTTAGACAAGGCTCTTAACTTCTATTATCTCTCTCCACCCAAGTGTATAAATTACTACAGGCATAATATAGTGCTGGGAAGGTAAAACAGACTTGTTGTGCAGCAGGAGTGCCCACAACAACATTATCACAAGAAGAGTCTGGCTCCAAGTCActtcgaaagagagatgggcactccggccTACAAAATACAGGTATGCACCTTTATTTTACATCATTTACCTGGAGTTTAAGGTGGGCTTTACATTGGCAGTATTACTTGAGCACTTTATTTACCCTTAAGTTTCACTTGCGCTGTCACGGCTATGTCACTTTTGGCAAGTGCAATTCCAACTAGAAAACAAACTCACCTGTTTTTCCCACTTGATAACTGTTCCCATTTCCATAGTTGGAGAAAGAGCTGGAAGTGTGATCTTGAAGTGGGCCGGATGATCTAATAATGTATAGAAATGAAGTAAATATACttatgtttgttagtttgtttgtaaaagaaaagatTGGTCCTTAAGGACACATGAACTATTTTTTGGGACGCGGAATTGTGCAGTACcgcgtgcggtactgcacacttccgttTACAGTCCGCATGCTtgaactgcacatcccgacctgcattcccgcatgtgcagtaccgcatgggACTGTaacattttggtgcatttccgctagggatttgcaatatttttggtgtttttttccgcatggggatgtgcaatattttcggtGTATTTCGCgtgggaactgcaatattttggtgcatttccgttaggggatgtgcaatatttttggtgctttTCCGTTAGGGGAACTacaacatttttggtgtttttccgcatggggatgtgcaatattttggtgtatttccgccagagatgtgcaatatttttggtgtttttccgcatggggatgtgcaatatttttggcgtatttcgcgtggggaactgcaatattttggtgcatttccgctagagatttgcaatatttttggtgtttttccgcatggggatgtgcaatatttaaattatattaaattactatcctccgtaaattgattgataatcgatcc
The Amphiura filiformis chromosome 3, Afil_fr2py, whole genome shotgun sequence DNA segment above includes these coding regions:
- the LOC140148722 gene encoding dihydrolipoyllysine-residue acetyltransferase component of pyruvate dehydrogenase complex, mitochondrial-like — translated: MQRSSSLVRSCLRAKTLTRTFQIRPGRVAISRCIHSTRQGVRYSAGFTRTHTQPLLLQSQCRYLCSADHPAHFKITLPALSPTMEMGTVIKWEKQVGDRLHEGDLLCEIETDKATMGFETPEEGYLAQVFVAEGTKDVPVGRLLCIIAEEEEGVAAFKDYVDSGEVLKDEPDPEPPKPATPTPPPPPPPAAVPPPPPPTPTPAAAAPSVPAGERVIASPLAKKLASEKGIDIEDVIGSGPGGRVTKADIESYKPTQAPAPSAVSRVPRDAQPMEYFTDIPTTGIRQVIARRLTESKQVIPHYYLTIEFEVDTLMSVRKELNEAVSKQGGKLSVNDFIIKASALACLRVPEVNSSWLGDKIREYHHVDVSMAVSTDYGLITPIVFGACGKGLLEISENTKDLAERARDAKLQPQEFQGGTFTVSNLGMFGIKHFTAIINPPQACILAVGAAKKTLLPDPESEEGYREATTMHVTLSCDHRVVDGAVGAQWLQQFKGFMENPQTMLL